A window of Macrotis lagotis isolate mMagLag1 chromosome X, bilby.v1.9.chrom.fasta, whole genome shotgun sequence contains these coding sequences:
- the LOC141498819 gene encoding uncharacterized protein LOC141498819, producing MKRRRKRYRSRRRQRPSRTRRIMKTQAPVWLSIVGLLCGLQPATPLPWGKGGKWYNLTSPIRRAADERGETYWAVARGVPSLRIMGWGSQTVPLKLHGNATVVLGLHEHGTLPIPMERPLKKPLTLLSITTPICVVACPPHGLWPGGNTSSSPDNGTSVKNHCIPLEPYNSTETPRPIPDLNNHTAAVNLSFMAIEQHPPENSNSIVPLHSLPPCPVGHRWQVFIPTVPCSTGIPRLGPLGLPNNTELWFWDGQQNHTTYTMRPSPTPVALPYGQMHPDLWKIGAALGGVNASFRLWPCPRNDDACHDFSFQQWYNVFKTLNSSCHQTKDGTDSLCYRLSTTAHTPPDALFLLCPPANLTIQLKGESAGLPLFNITCTDPIFTNVLRYNHTGYAVFLAVSPPYQLLPVKAEDFALSPADSLVKKLYRAVLGKKLLRTRRDGIGDALSLVNLAVEMYEEWQIQELESEVTMLASTIQTFITNQVSLWHYQQHVDSLLQKQIGALETTVLWLGDRLALMAGYMKLQCHYKYQPLCVLNLPVKYVTVPIGLG from the coding sequence ATGAAGAGACGAAGGAAAAGATATCGGAGCAGAAGAAGGCAACGACCTAGCAGGACACGAAGAATTATGAAGACACAAGCTCCTGTATGGCTAAGTATCGTGGGTTTGCTATGTGGATTGCAACCCGCCACCCCTCTTCCTTGGGGCAAGGGTGGGAAGTGGTACAATCTGACCTCTCCTATACGGAGGGCTGCTGATGAACGAGGAGAGACATATTGGGCTGTTGCGAGGGGAGTACCGTCCCTTCGTATAATGGGATGGGGGAGCCAGACAGTGCCATTAAAGTTGCATGGCAACGCCACCGTTGTGCTGGGCTTACATGAACACGGTACATTACCTATACCGATGGAAAGACCATTAAAGAAGCCCCTCACCCTGCTCTCCATTACCACGCCTATTTGTGTAGTAGCCTGTCCTCCACACGGGCTATGGCCGGGTGGGAACACCTCTTCTTCCCCAGATAACGGAACCTCTGTTAAGAACCATTGTATACCCTTAGAGCCATACAACAGCACAGAAACTCCGAGGCCGATTCCGGACCTGAACAACCATACTGCTGCGGTTAATCTTTCATTCATGGCCATTGAGCAGCACCCTCCGGAGAATTCTAATTCCATAGTGCCTTTACATTCCCTACCACCCTGCCCAGTAGGCCACCGTTGGCAAGTATTCATACCTACGGTACCCTGCTCCACGGGCATCCCAAGACTAGGACCACTTGGGCTACCTAACAACACTGAGTTATGGTTTTGGGATGGACAGCAGAACCACACCACGTACACCATGAGACCCTCTCCCACTCCTGTTGCCTTACCGTATGGACAGATGCATCCCGACCTCTGGAAAATAGGAGCGGCCTTAGGGGGAGTGAACGCCTCTTTTCGCCTGTGGCCATGCCCTCGTAATGACGATGCCTGTCATGACTTTTCATTCCAACAATGGTATAATGTGTTTAAGACTCTTAACAGCTCTTGCCATCAAACCAAGGATGGCACAGACAGCTTGTGCTACCGGCTGAGCACCACCGCGCACACCCCTCCGGAcgctctcttccttctttgtccccctgctaacctgactattcaacTAAAGGGGGAGTCCGCTGGTTTACCCCTTTTTAATATCACTTGTACTGACCcgatttttacaaatgttttacgGTATAATCATACTGGGTATGCTGTGTTCCTAGCTGTATCCCCTCCCTACCAACTCCTACCTGTCAAAGCAGAAGATTTTGCGTTGTCCCCCGCTGATTCTTTGGTGAAAAAATTGTACCGTGCAGTGTTGGGGAAAAAGTTGTTAcgtaccaggagggatgggatcggGGATGCTTTGAGTTTGGTGAACTTGGCTGTTGAGATGTATGAGGAATGGCAGATCCAGGAACTAGAAAGTGAGGTGACTATGTTAGCTTCTACTATCCAAACATTCATAACAAACCAGGTCTCCCTCTGGCATTACCAGCAACATGTTGACTCCCTTCTACAGAAGCAAATAGGAGCATTGGAAACAACAGTCCTCTGGTTAGGGGATAGACTGGCCCTTATGGCAGGGTACATGAAACTTCAATGCCATTATAAGTATCAGCCTCTCTGTGTGCTTAATTTGCCTGTAAAATATGTCACAGTTCCCATCGGACTGGGGTAG